A single genomic interval of Picosynechococcus sp. PCC 7003 harbors:
- a CDS encoding DUF3769 domain-containing protein: MSFPLRVSTVMSAIAVLCTLNCAVMPVVAEPLMQTGQGSPMAQLPGGVAAQEIVLEGEMNYGEIQIQDRTGQQQQFSLEAAPTEGATDVEAVPTPPAVLEVISDRQEYNEQTQVVTAMGNVIVRFQEAVLSADQLQINLNSKLAIAKGDVALRRGQQILRGEQFTYFFVQNRGQIQQAEGEISQTTLNQDLGVRPTRFGVSSNPAVLLNERLLLNQPATGVMGEDGISFVLGSGRDIGTRNIDTQNNTINRVRFQAESVEFVGDRWEAKNISITNDPFSPPELQLVADTATYQKVDEFNDELVTTKTRLVIDNNVSLPVFPRTFRFGESEGIFSQVSFGYDDEERGGLFLQRRFSLYRSAQGRWTVTPQYLLQKAWFPDTILAETEDDDAGEILAPGLFAVSSKFDYRFNPRVSFAARGSLENLKLDNFKDKLELNFRLEQQLGNLDNPFRLSQEFNYRDRLFNGSLGFQRVQRSLGIVLRSPRYILGDSGFAVDFQTSVQNIEADTDRPELLEPGVGQDQVNLTRYQGSFNLDHRFPLWNGEPLPPTRFEGLRYSPRPIVPYVSLVTGLQGVAGVYSNGDRQNSLRGKIGIEGQFGRFAGNSFDYTGFNLSYTNSVLSDELSPFLFDRAVDQRTLEFGLTQQLYGPFRVGFQTAINLDREEAISTDYFLEYSRRTHGVLLRYNPVLEIGSVNITINSFNWNGSTDPFTNEEIRPVNDGVTP, translated from the coding sequence GTGTCATTTCCTTTGCGGGTGAGTACTGTTATGTCTGCGATCGCCGTCCTTTGTACATTGAATTGTGCTGTGATGCCTGTGGTGGCAGAGCCGTTGATGCAGACGGGCCAAGGCTCACCAATGGCGCAATTACCAGGGGGCGTAGCGGCCCAGGAAATTGTGCTGGAAGGGGAAATGAACTATGGCGAAATTCAAATTCAAGACCGTACCGGCCAGCAGCAACAATTTTCCTTAGAAGCGGCTCCGACCGAGGGGGCTACGGATGTCGAGGCAGTCCCTACTCCCCCAGCGGTGCTCGAAGTGATCAGCGATCGCCAAGAATATAATGAGCAAACCCAAGTGGTGACAGCCATGGGGAATGTGATTGTCCGGTTCCAGGAAGCCGTTCTCAGTGCCGACCAACTCCAGATTAATCTCAATAGCAAATTGGCGATCGCCAAAGGAGATGTCGCCCTACGTCGCGGGCAACAGATTTTACGGGGCGAACAATTTACCTATTTCTTTGTGCAAAATCGTGGCCAAATCCAACAGGCAGAAGGGGAAATTTCCCAAACGACCTTAAATCAAGATTTAGGCGTGCGGCCGACGCGCTTTGGCGTCAGTAGCAATCCGGCGGTGCTTTTAAATGAACGGCTGTTACTCAATCAACCGGCAACGGGGGTCATGGGTGAAGATGGGATTAGCTTTGTCCTGGGGAGTGGGCGAGACATTGGCACCCGTAACATTGATACCCAAAACAATACGATTAATCGGGTGCGCTTTCAGGCCGAGTCGGTGGAATTTGTGGGCGATCGCTGGGAAGCAAAAAATATCAGCATCACCAATGATCCCTTTTCACCACCGGAACTACAGCTAGTAGCAGACACGGCAACCTATCAGAAAGTAGACGAATTTAACGACGAGCTCGTCACCACCAAAACCCGCCTCGTCATTGATAACAATGTTTCTTTGCCCGTCTTTCCGCGCACCTTCCGCTTTGGCGAATCCGAAGGGATCTTTAGCCAGGTTTCCTTTGGCTACGACGATGAAGAACGGGGGGGCTTATTTCTCCAGCGACGTTTTTCCCTCTATCGCAGCGCCCAGGGCCGCTGGACGGTAACGCCTCAATATCTCCTCCAGAAGGCTTGGTTCCCGGATACGATCCTCGCAGAAACAGAAGATGATGATGCCGGGGAAATTTTGGCTCCTGGGCTATTTGCAGTCAGCAGTAAGTTTGACTATCGGTTTAATCCACGGGTGTCATTTGCGGCCCGGGGCTCCTTAGAAAATCTCAAGCTGGATAATTTCAAAGATAAACTTGAGTTAAATTTTCGCCTCGAACAGCAGCTCGGCAATTTAGATAATCCCTTTCGCCTTAGTCAGGAATTCAACTACCGCGATCGCCTTTTTAATGGTTCCCTTGGCTTTCAGCGGGTACAACGCAGCCTAGGGATTGTCCTGCGATCGCCCCGCTATATCCTTGGAGATTCTGGCTTTGCAGTAGATTTTCAAACCAGTGTGCAAAATATCGAAGCCGATACCGACCGCCCAGAATTATTAGAACCTGGCGTGGGACAAGATCAAGTTAACCTGACTCGTTACCAAGGCTCCTTTAACCTCGACCATCGTTTCCCCCTCTGGAACGGTGAACCACTGCCGCCGACTCGCTTTGAAGGGTTACGCTACAGTCCGAGGCCCATTGTTCCCTACGTTTCTCTGGTGACGGGGTTACAGGGGGTAGCTGGGGTTTATAGCAATGGCGATCGCCAAAATTCTCTCCGGGGGAAAATCGGCATCGAAGGCCAATTTGGTCGCTTTGCCGGGAACAGTTTTGACTACACAGGCTTTAACCTCAGCTACACCAATAGCGTCCTCAGTGATGAATTGTCTCCATTTCTTTTTGACCGGGCCGTTGACCAGCGCACCCTCGAATTTGGCCTGACCCAACAACTCTATGGCCCCTTCCGGGTGGGTTTCCAGACGGCGATCAACCTTGATCGTGAAGAAGCCATTAGTACCGATTATTTCCTTGAATATAGCCGTCGCACCCACGGCGTACTCTTACGCTACAATCCCGTCCTGGAAATTGGTTCAGTGAATATCACGATCAATAGCTTCAATTGGAACGGCTCCACAGATCCCTTTACCAACGAGGAAATTCGGCCTGTCAACGATGGGGTAACGCCGTGA
- the surE gene encoding 5'/3'-nucleotidase SurE, whose product MTPATPLNLLISNDDGISALGIRTLANTLAEAGHQVTVVCPDRERSATGHGLTLHRPIRTEIVEGIFDPRVTAWSCSGTPSDCVKFALSAVLKERPDFVLSGINHGSNLGTDVLYSGTVSAAMEGLLEGIHSIAFSLADYTSHNFQPAADFAVKLLCQLMEKRPHWANANQDAPVLLNINVPNLTKEEIAGVKITRQGLRRYIEQFQKRQDPRGKTYYWLSGEVIEELPQPDEPNIPLDFPTDVQAIAAGYITITPLQYIMNDLHRIQTLAQEDWQI is encoded by the coding sequence ATGACACCTGCTACGCCGCTGAATTTATTAATCAGTAACGATGATGGCATCTCCGCCCTGGGGATCCGCACCCTTGCCAATACCCTTGCCGAAGCAGGTCACCAAGTCACCGTTGTTTGCCCTGACCGGGAACGGTCTGCCACAGGGCATGGTTTAACGCTCCACCGCCCGATCCGCACGGAAATTGTCGAAGGAATTTTTGATCCCCGTGTCACCGCTTGGAGTTGTTCTGGCACGCCATCAGATTGTGTCAAATTTGCCCTCAGTGCTGTCCTCAAGGAGCGCCCTGATTTTGTCCTTTCTGGCATTAACCACGGCTCTAATCTGGGGACTGATGTCCTGTATTCCGGGACGGTTTCGGCGGCGATGGAAGGATTATTAGAAGGTATCCACAGCATCGCCTTTAGTCTCGCCGATTACACCAGCCATAATTTTCAACCTGCCGCTGATTTCGCAGTAAAGCTCCTCTGTCAACTGATGGAAAAACGTCCCCACTGGGCCAATGCCAACCAGGATGCGCCAGTTTTGTTGAATATCAATGTGCCCAACCTGACGAAGGAAGAGATTGCTGGGGTGAAAATTACGCGCCAGGGGTTGCGCCGTTACATTGAGCAATTCCAGAAACGTCAAGATCCGCGCGGCAAAACCTACTATTGGCTGTCTGGGGAAGTGATCGAAGAATTACCCCAACCGGATGAGCCGAATATTCCCTTGGATTTTCCGACGGATGTCCAGGCGATCGCCGCTGGCTACATTACCATCACGCCTTTGCAGTACATCATGAATGATCTCCACCGCATTCAAACCCTTGCCCAGGAAGATTGGCAAATTTAG
- a CDS encoding TM2 domain-containing protein has product MRQKSTAAVLAFFLGGVGGHKFYLGETGWGIVYAISGLSFGIVITTIVSFIEAIGLLKMSQDDFDKKYNSKTLMGHESRQLTNHATPPQVIVNIGDQAIAANQQNVTSSLSPEAARDQNIAKEALDRRILKFCQTKGEVTLLDCFLEIEEVPRNILESHLENLVRAEFLQMTNRATDGKIVYRLDN; this is encoded by the coding sequence ATGAGACAGAAAAGTACAGCCGCAGTGTTAGCCTTTTTTCTTGGAGGGGTAGGAGGCCACAAGTTCTACCTAGGAGAAACTGGTTGGGGCATTGTCTATGCTATTTCTGGGCTTTCTTTTGGGATTGTGATTACCACTATTGTCAGCTTCATCGAAGCCATTGGTCTCTTGAAAATGTCCCAGGATGACTTTGACAAAAAGTACAATAGCAAAACCTTAATGGGTCATGAATCACGGCAACTCACCAACCACGCGACTCCACCCCAGGTGATTGTGAATATCGGGGATCAGGCGATCGCCGCCAATCAACAGAATGTGACCTCCAGTTTGTCCCCAGAGGCTGCTCGCGATCAGAACATTGCCAAAGAAGCCCTTGATCGCCGCATTCTTAAATTTTGCCAAACCAAAGGTGAAGTTACCCTCCTAGACTGCTTCCTTGAAATCGAAGAAGTCCCAAGAAACATCCTCGAATCTCACCTAGAAAACTTGGTGCGGGCAGAATTTTTACAAATGACGAATCGTGCTACCGATGGCAAAATTGTTTATCGTTTAGACAACTGA
- the truB gene encoding tRNA pseudouridine(55) synthase TruB: MNLQKPPGWTSHDCVGKLRRLLGLRKIGHGGTLDPMATGVLPVAVGKATRLLQYLPKQKMYQGVVRFGVKTTTDDLEGEVISQEACGALTLAEIQRVLPDFLGMITQIPPAFSAIQRDGKRLYELARQGIAVDVPSRQVEIYDLQIKAWQPGDFPELTLEICCGEGTYIRAIARDLGERLGVGATLAGLTRTRSGGFDLEDSLSLEEVAAQREAGTFACLDPDQALAHLPAVILNEVQVTQWSYGQKISWEVALADPLGEPLAIYDQGHNCLGVGEFRPSKDNPSERVLAGRVVLIGR; encoded by the coding sequence ATTAATTTGCAAAAACCGCCTGGCTGGACTTCCCATGATTGTGTCGGGAAACTGCGGCGACTCCTGGGTCTGAGAAAGATCGGTCATGGCGGTACCCTCGATCCAATGGCCACGGGGGTTTTGCCCGTTGCGGTGGGGAAGGCAACGCGTCTTTTGCAATATTTGCCGAAACAAAAAATGTATCAAGGGGTTGTCCGTTTTGGGGTCAAGACAACTACAGATGACTTAGAAGGGGAAGTAATCAGCCAGGAAGCCTGTGGAGCTTTAACTTTGGCGGAAATTCAGCGGGTTTTACCAGACTTTCTCGGCATGATTACCCAAATCCCCCCAGCTTTCAGTGCGATCCAGCGGGATGGGAAACGGTTGTACGAGTTGGCTCGCCAGGGGATAGCTGTAGATGTGCCTAGTCGCCAGGTAGAAATTTATGACTTGCAAATTAAGGCGTGGCAGCCGGGGGATTTTCCAGAACTGACCCTAGAAATTTGCTGTGGAGAAGGGACTTACATCCGGGCGATCGCCAGGGATCTCGGTGAACGGTTAGGCGTCGGGGCCACCTTAGCGGGTTTAACGCGGACTCGCAGTGGAGGGTTTGACCTAGAGGATAGTTTAAGTTTAGAAGAGGTTGCTGCCCAGCGGGAAGCGGGAACGTTTGCTTGTCTCGACCCAGATCAGGCGTTGGCCCATTTACCAGCCGTCATTTTAAACGAAGTCCAGGTAACCCAGTGGAGCTATGGACAAAAAATTAGTTGGGAAGTGGCGTTGGCCGATCCCCTAGGGGAACCGTTGGCGATTTATGATCAGGGCCATAACTGTCTCGGTGTGGGGGAGTTTCGCCCTAGTAAAGATAATCCGAGTGAACGAGTCTTGGCGGGGCGAGTGGTCTTAATCGGTCGTTAG
- a CDS encoding response regulator transcription factor produces the protein MTLISVAIIEGNPHLRSLLGWHLQQANYAIYQAANLNQSRRVFEQHMPALVLLDSELPDGDGLELCRWLRQNTQAIVLILSAKNTEKDVVAGLKAGADDYLTKPFGMQELLARVEALTRRIRAVSAPLQLDYGELRIDLVQRRVQFRGLFIDLTPQEFSLLYVLAQANGEPLSRSELLRRAWPDAIDNPRTIDTHVLSLRKKIEQDPRQPNLIQTVRNVGYRFNLDGIGSNLGNGNATLEPAATPTRSSHPKIKTRTPIRELVNQG, from the coding sequence GTGACTTTAATCTCTGTTGCCATCATCGAAGGAAATCCCCATTTGAGGTCACTGCTTGGGTGGCATCTTCAACAAGCCAACTATGCCATTTACCAAGCAGCAAATCTCAATCAGTCGCGGCGCGTCTTTGAACAGCACATGCCTGCCTTGGTTCTCCTAGACTCGGAATTGCCGGACGGGGATGGCCTCGAACTCTGCCGTTGGTTACGCCAAAATACCCAGGCAATTGTGCTTATTTTGTCGGCGAAAAACACAGAAAAAGATGTCGTCGCAGGGTTAAAGGCCGGGGCCGATGACTATTTAACCAAGCCCTTTGGGATGCAAGAACTTTTAGCACGGGTAGAAGCCTTGACGCGGCGGATTCGGGCCGTGAGTGCGCCCCTCCAACTCGATTATGGTGAGTTGCGCATTGATCTTGTGCAGCGACGGGTACAATTCCGAGGTCTGTTCATTGATTTAACGCCCCAAGAATTTAGTTTGTTGTATGTGCTCGCCCAGGCTAATGGGGAACCCCTCAGCCGCTCGGAATTGCTGCGGCGGGCTTGGCCGGATGCCATTGATAATCCCCGCACCATCGACACCCATGTGTTGTCCCTGCGGAAAAAAATTGAACAGGATCCGCGTCAGCCCAATTTGATTCAAACGGTGCGCAATGTGGGTTATCGTTTCAACTTGGACGGAATTGGGTCTAATCTCGGCAATGGCAATGCAACTTTAGAACCTGCCGCAACGCCAACTCGCTCAAGCCACCCAAAAATTAAAACCCGGACACCCATTCGTGAACTCGTGAACCAGGGGTGA
- the rpaB gene encoding response regulator transcription factor RpaB produces MVDNKATILVVDDEIAVRRILQTRLSMIGYDIITAADGDEALDIFWREDPDLVILDVMMPKRDGYYVCQEIRRESSTPIIMLTALGDVADRITGLRFGADDYLIKPFSPKELEVRIQCILRRTQKTLPPTEEAGILRTANLVIDTNRRKVTQNNKPLRLTHIEFNLLELLVNQAGQPLSRTDILTAIWGYVPRRHSDLRVVDVHVSRLRSKIEQDPRQPEFIITERGTGYLFRKLPVAIASNVSSSVAAS; encoded by the coding sequence GTGGTAGACAACAAGGCAACCATCCTCGTAGTCGATGACGAAATCGCCGTACGTCGTATCTTACAAACTCGTTTATCCATGATTGGCTACGACATTATCACTGCTGCCGATGGTGATGAAGCCCTCGATATTTTCTGGCGTGAAGATCCCGATTTAGTCATCCTGGATGTGATGATGCCCAAGCGCGATGGGTATTATGTCTGCCAAGAAATTCGCCGCGAGTCCAGCACACCGATCATTATGCTGACGGCCCTTGGGGATGTGGCCGATCGGATCACAGGGTTGCGCTTTGGGGCAGATGATTATTTGATCAAACCATTTTCACCCAAGGAATTGGAGGTGCGCATCCAGTGCATTCTGCGACGCACCCAAAAAACGCTGCCCCCAACGGAGGAAGCAGGCATTTTACGGACGGCCAATTTGGTGATTGATACGAATCGCCGCAAGGTCACCCAAAATAATAAGCCCCTGCGGTTAACCCACATTGAGTTTAATTTGCTGGAATTGCTCGTTAACCAAGCAGGGCAACCCCTAAGTCGCACAGATATTTTGACAGCGATCTGGGGCTATGTGCCGCGTCGCCACAGTGATTTGCGGGTGGTGGATGTCCATGTATCACGTCTACGCTCCAAGATTGAGCAGGATCCACGCCAACCAGAATTTATCATCACGGAACGGGGTACAGGCTATCTATTTCGAAAACTGCCAGTGGCGATCGCCTCGAATGTGTCTTCTTCTGTAGCGGCGTCGTAA
- the rplU gene encoding 50S ribosomal protein L21, which produces MSYAIIETGGKQVRVEPGRFYDIERLDIEVDGNHTIDKVLLISDDNGVTVGQPYIDGATVEGTVVDQRRAKKVLVYKMLPKKKTRKKRGHRQYFTRFMIDSIKVGGTVVAAKADA; this is translated from the coding sequence ATGAGCTACGCAATTATTGAAACCGGCGGCAAGCAGGTGCGTGTCGAGCCCGGTCGTTTCTACGATATCGAAAGACTGGATATCGAAGTCGATGGCAACCACACCATTGATAAAGTGCTATTGATCAGCGATGACAATGGCGTCACTGTCGGTCAACCCTACATCGACGGTGCAACCGTTGAAGGGACGGTTGTGGATCAGCGCCGGGCCAAGAAAGTGCTGGTTTACAAAATGCTGCCCAAGAAGAAAACCCGTAAAAAGCGGGGTCACCGTCAATACTTCACCCGCTTCATGATCGATAGCATCAAAGTTGGTGGCACCGTTGTTGCGGCTAAAGCAGACGCCTAA
- a CDS encoding ATP-binding cassette domain-containing protein, with the protein MAILTVEQLTLTLGPRDILRDISFALEPGDRLVLVGPSGSGKTTLLHCLNQLQSPTTGRLTFQGRPYSAYNPVVLRQHIALVPQESRLLGMTVKDALWYPLQLRKQSAPTIRKHWQQWQDQLDIPPEWLDRHEALLSGGQKQWVAIARALLCEPQILLLDEPTAALDLGRIQTLIALLLKYQAQHNTPLVISTHNLNFAQQLATKLLYLDQGQIKHHSDNPPIPWSVIQQSLQSRQSSNTEAW; encoded by the coding sequence ATGGCGATTTTAACGGTTGAGCAACTTACCCTGACCCTTGGGCCTCGGGATATTCTCCGGGACATTTCCTTTGCCCTAGAGCCAGGCGATCGCCTGGTGCTGGTGGGGCCATCGGGTTCCGGTAAAACCACTCTCCTCCACTGCCTCAACCAACTCCAGAGTCCCACCACAGGCCGCCTCACTTTCCAAGGCCGACCATACAGTGCCTACAATCCCGTTGTCCTGCGGCAACACATTGCCCTCGTGCCCCAGGAGTCGCGCCTTCTCGGCATGACCGTCAAGGACGCCCTATGGTATCCACTCCAGTTGCGGAAACAATCGGCCCCAACCATTCGTAAACATTGGCAACAGTGGCAAGATCAACTGGATATTCCCCCAGAATGGTTAGACCGCCACGAAGCACTCCTATCCGGCGGCCAAAAACAATGGGTGGCGATCGCCAGGGCACTCCTCTGTGAACCCCAAATTCTCCTCCTAGACGAACCCACCGCCGCCCTAGATTTAGGTCGTATCCAAACCCTGATTGCTCTGTTGTTAAAGTATCAAGCCCAGCACAATACTCCCTTAGTCATTTCTACCCACAACCTAAACTTTGCCCAACAACTCGCAACAAAATTGCTTTATCTCGACCAAGGCCAAATCAAGCACCACAGTGATAATCCCCCAATTCCTTGGTCAGTAATCCAGCAAAGCCTCCAAAGTCGTCAATCCTCTAATACCGAAGCTTGGTGA
- a CDS encoding DUF4870 domain-containing protein, giving the protein MTFDPDKRKLLSSLCHGAIFINYTFVSIGIPVALLLVSEDPVVKANAKESLNLHLNLWVGWAIAGFCAATVILIPIAIILAIPLLLLSFVMPILAILKILGNPAAEYRYPFIIHIL; this is encoded by the coding sequence ATGACTTTTGATCCCGATAAAAGAAAACTGCTTTCGAGTCTCTGCCACGGAGCCATTTTTATTAACTATACATTTGTCTCCATTGGGATTCCGGTTGCTTTGTTACTTGTGAGTGAAGATCCCGTTGTTAAGGCCAATGCAAAAGAATCCCTCAATCTCCACCTCAACCTCTGGGTTGGTTGGGCGATCGCCGGTTTTTGCGCGGCTACCGTAATCCTGATTCCCATTGCAATCATCCTGGCCATTCCCCTACTACTCCTGAGCTTTGTGATGCCAATTTTGGCGATTTTAAAAATTCTCGGCAACCCAGCCGCAGAATATCGCTATCCTTTCATCATCCATATTCTGTAA
- the hisIE gene encoding bifunctional phosphoribosyl-AMP cyclohydrolase/phosphoribosyl-ATP diphosphatase HisIE: protein MSLRGAIPLDQVRFNEQGLVPAIAQDYLDGTVLMLAWMNQESLTKTMETGEAWYWSRSRQELWHKGATSGHIQKVQSLRYDCDSDAILMSIEQIGDIACHTGERSCFHQVDSTKSAPSADTLSEVFNVIRDRRDNPQLGSYTNSLFEAGDNKILKKIGEEAAEVVMACKDDDKDDIAGEVADLFYHSLVAIAYHGVELRDVYKKLQDRRRK from the coding sequence ATGAGTTTACGTGGTGCTATCCCACTGGATCAGGTGCGTTTTAATGAGCAGGGATTGGTGCCGGCGATCGCCCAGGATTATCTTGATGGCACTGTGCTCATGTTGGCCTGGATGAACCAAGAATCCCTCACAAAAACCATGGAAACGGGAGAGGCTTGGTATTGGAGTCGTTCCCGCCAAGAACTTTGGCACAAAGGGGCCACCTCTGGACACATTCAAAAGGTGCAATCCCTCCGCTATGACTGTGACAGTGATGCGATCTTGATGTCCATTGAGCAGATTGGTGATATTGCCTGCCACACAGGGGAACGGAGCTGTTTCCACCAGGTAGACAGCACGAAGTCCGCGCCCTCTGCTGACACCCTCTCAGAAGTGTTTAATGTGATTCGCGATCGCCGGGACAATCCCCAACTCGGTTCCTATACCAACAGCCTCTTTGAAGCAGGGGATAATAAAATCCTCAAAAAAATTGGTGAAGAAGCTGCCGAAGTGGTGATGGCCTGTAAAGACGATGACAAAGACGACATCGCCGGGGAAGTGGCCGATCTGTTTTATCACTCCCTCGTGGCGATCGCCTACCATGGCGTAGAACTGCGAGACGTCTATAAAAAGCTCCAAGATAGACGCCGGAAATAA
- the pheS gene encoding phenylalanine--tRNA ligase subunit alpha, whose protein sequence is MTTSTLTQIESDLQTLQREAIQAIATATDLDALEKLRVNYLGKKGQLSQILRGMGKLSAEERPKIGAIANQVKEALQGDLDAKLDALQKAKIEAQLKAETLDVTMPGVGRPLGKMHPLQSTIDRVLDIFVGMGYTVAEGPQIETDYYNFEALNTPADHPARDMQDTFYLPGDRLLRTHTSSVQIRHMEQNEPPLRIVAPGRVYRRDTVDATHSAVFHQIELLAIDKNLKFTDLKGTLKEFLRQMFGEDLEVTFRASYFPFTEPSAEVDVKWQGKWLEVMGCGMVDPNVLKAVGYDPEVYTGFAAGLGVERFAMVLHKLDDIRRLYNSDLRFLRQF, encoded by the coding sequence ATGACCACTTCTACTTTGACCCAAATCGAATCTGATTTGCAAACGTTACAACGGGAGGCGATTCAGGCGATCGCCACGGCGACAGATCTCGACGCCCTCGAAAAATTGCGGGTCAACTACCTCGGCAAGAAGGGTCAACTGTCCCAAATCCTCCGGGGCATGGGGAAACTCTCCGCTGAAGAACGGCCAAAAATCGGGGCGATCGCAAACCAAGTCAAAGAAGCCCTCCAGGGGGATCTCGATGCTAAGCTTGATGCTCTTCAAAAAGCAAAAATCGAAGCCCAACTCAAGGCCGAAACCCTCGATGTGACCATGCCCGGTGTTGGTCGTCCCCTGGGAAAAATGCACCCGCTCCAGAGCACCATTGACCGGGTCTTAGATATTTTTGTCGGTATGGGCTATACCGTCGCCGAAGGCCCCCAAATCGAGACAGACTATTACAACTTCGAAGCGTTAAATACTCCCGCTGATCACCCCGCCCGGGACATGCAGGATACCTTTTATCTGCCTGGCGATCGCCTGTTACGCACCCACACTTCCTCGGTGCAGATCCGCCACATGGAACAAAACGAACCCCCTTTAAGGATCGTTGCCCCTGGGCGCGTTTACCGTCGCGATACCGTCGATGCCACCCACTCCGCCGTGTTCCACCAGATTGAACTCCTGGCGATTGATAAGAATCTGAAATTCACGGATCTCAAGGGCACCCTCAAGGAATTCTTGCGGCAAATGTTTGGCGAAGATCTAGAGGTGACTTTCCGGGCCAGCTACTTCCCCTTCACTGAACCCTCCGCCGAAGTGGATGTGAAATGGCAGGGTAAATGGCTGGAGGTGATGGGTTGCGGCATGGTTGATCCCAATGTTCTCAAGGCCGTCGGTTATGACCCGGAAGTTTATACCGGTTTTGCGGCCGGGCTAGGGGTAGAGCGCTTTGCTATGGTCTTGCATAAGCTTGATGATATTCGCCGTTTATATAACAGTGATCTACGCTTTTTGCGTCAGTTCTAG
- the rpmA gene encoding 50S ribosomal protein L27, whose amino-acid sequence MAHKKGTGSTRNGRDSRAQRLGVKRYGGETVTSGSILIRQRGTKVHPGNNVGRGSDDTLFALVDGIVKFEHYKRGRRKVSVYPADASA is encoded by the coding sequence ATGGCACATAAGAAAGGTACTGGTAGTACGAGAAACGGCCGCGACTCTCGCGCCCAAAGACTCGGCGTAAAACGCTATGGTGGTGAAACCGTAACCTCTGGCAGCATCCTCATTCGCCAACGGGGCACCAAAGTCCACCCCGGCAACAATGTTGGTCGTGGTAGCGATGATACCCTGTTTGCCCTTGTTGATGGCATCGTCAAGTTCGAACACTACAAGCGTGGCCGCCGTAAGGTCAGTGTTTACCCCGCAGATGCTTCTGCTTAA